Proteins from one Thioflavicoccus mobilis 8321 genomic window:
- a CDS encoding DUF411 domain-containing protein — MTKAIPHRTTLGLAILIGLTGPAVAGLPPMTVYKSPTCGCCTAWAEHLRDNGLEVRTVDLSDLGQVKAMAGVAPAQASCHTAMIDGYVIEGHVPADDIKRLLADHPPVRGLTVPGMPLGSPGMEGPRSEHYQVLTIDADGHTAVFAEH, encoded by the coding sequence ATGACCAAAGCCATCCCCCATCGCACCACGCTCGGGCTGGCGATCCTGATCGGGCTCACCGGCCCGGCCGTCGCCGGACTGCCGCCGATGACCGTCTACAAGAGCCCGACCTGCGGCTGCTGCACCGCCTGGGCCGAGCACCTGCGCGACAACGGCCTCGAGGTACGAACCGTCGATCTAAGCGACCTCGGCCAGGTCAAGGCGATGGCCGGCGTAGCGCCGGCGCAGGCCTCCTGCCACACGGCGATGATCGACGGCTACGTGATCGAGGGGCACGTCCCGGCCGACGATATCAAGCGGCTGCTCGCCGACCATCCGCCCGTACGCGGTCTCACGGTGCCTGGGATGCCGCTCGGTTCGCCGGGCATGGAGGGGCCGCGCTCTGAACACTACCAGGTCCTGACGATCGACGCCGATGGGCACACGGCGGTCTTCGCCGAGCACTGA